One Pseudodesulfovibrio senegalensis DNA segment encodes these proteins:
- a CDS encoding CoB--CoM heterodisulfide reductase iron-sulfur subunit B family protein codes for MKYAYYPGCSLRESAREYDDTTRIVLEALGAELVEIPGWTCCGAAAVEAVDRTMAVALPARNLALAGTHIPEADVLAPCSACYLNLLKAARRIDDDHELHRHIAGLLQAEGLELAGPYRVRHLLDVLNNDFADSVTEHVTTPLEGLRIAPYYGCQILRPYAVFDDPEWPRSMEPVITAMGAEIHDWAMGAHCCGASLMVTDKEAALSSVFSILEAAEGADVIATVCPLCQMNLEMYQDEASRLGGRRVHASVLYLPQLMGLAFGFSGQRMQLGKNVALSGTMANMAAGSNRAAAPA; via the coding sequence ATGAAGTATGCCTATTACCCCGGATGTTCATTGCGAGAGAGTGCTCGGGAATATGACGACACCACGCGCATCGTGCTGGAAGCGCTGGGCGCGGAATTGGTGGAGATTCCCGGCTGGACCTGCTGCGGCGCCGCAGCGGTGGAGGCCGTGGACCGGACCATGGCCGTGGCCCTGCCCGCCCGGAACCTCGCGCTGGCAGGTACTCACATTCCCGAGGCCGATGTGTTGGCCCCGTGCAGCGCGTGCTATCTGAACCTGCTCAAGGCCGCACGGCGTATTGATGACGATCATGAACTGCATCGGCATATCGCGGGCCTGCTGCAGGCCGAAGGCCTTGAATTGGCCGGTCCGTACCGGGTGCGCCATCTGTTGGACGTGCTCAATAACGATTTTGCGGATTCCGTGACCGAACATGTGACAACGCCTTTGGAAGGGTTGCGCATCGCCCCGTATTACGGCTGCCAGATATTGCGTCCGTATGCCGTGTTCGACGACCCGGAATGGCCCCGCAGCATGGAGCCGGTCATCACGGCCATGGGTGCGGAAATACACGATTGGGCCATGGGTGCGCACTGTTGCGGCGCGTCGCTCATGGTCACGGACAAGGAAGCGGCGCTTTCGTCGGTGTTCTCCATTCTGGAGGCCGCCGAGGGAGCGGACGTCATAGCAACGGTATGTCCCCTTTGCCAGATGAATCTGGAGATGTACCAGGACGAGGCCTCACGGCTGGGCGGAAGAAGGGTTCATGCGAGCGTCCTCTATCTTCCCCAGCTCATGGGTCTGGCCTTCGGTTTCTCGGGACAGCGCATGCAGCTCGGCAAAAACGTGGCCCTGAGCGGCACCATGGCGAACATGGCCGCGGGCTCGAACCGGGCCGCGGCACCAGCCTGA
- a CDS encoding universal stress protein gives MFKDIILAITPSEICECAADKAFAFAQRFESKLYLVHICGIEHGWGSMEHLEASGETARIKDKIMAYYGDKLEGIKDYEVIVRAGIPHNEILRLVRQKNADLVVMGPHTKKYVEERSRMWGMAGSTLERVSQRCPCPVMIVTRQAPYGEQVFNKVLVATDFSDPAECAVNYGAQMARHYKSELVVFHAMDQEELPQEEVEQRVEAAKNRMSVEYGPRLAGISASSFECWEGKASTEILKTARIHKADLIIMAHHTREVDPEKAVLGSTVVQVALNSSAPTMSVNKHFDLRCGLMYDQTGEATEAGSAAAPAES, from the coding sequence ATGTTTAAGGACATCATTCTGGCAATCACCCCGTCTGAAATCTGCGAGTGTGCGGCGGACAAGGCCTTTGCCTTTGCCCAGCGCTTCGAATCAAAGCTGTATCTGGTGCACATCTGCGGCATCGAGCACGGCTGGGGCAGCATGGAACATCTGGAAGCCTCGGGCGAGACCGCGCGCATCAAGGACAAGATAATGGCCTATTACGGCGACAAGCTCGAAGGCATCAAGGATTATGAAGTCATCGTGCGTGCCGGGATTCCCCACAACGAAATCCTGCGCCTCGTGCGCCAGAAGAACGCGGATCTCGTGGTCATGGGACCGCATACCAAGAAGTACGTGGAAGAACGTTCGCGCATGTGGGGCATGGCGGGCAGCACCCTTGAACGCGTGAGCCAGCGTTGTCCCTGTCCGGTGATGATCGTCACCCGTCAGGCTCCCTACGGCGAGCAGGTGTTCAACAAGGTGCTGGTGGCCACGGACTTTTCCGATCCTGCCGAATGCGCAGTGAATTATGGTGCCCAGATGGCGCGCCACTACAAGTCCGAACTGGTGGTCTTCCATGCCATGGATCAGGAAGAACTGCCGCAGGAAGAGGTTGAACAGCGGGTGGAAGCGGCCAAGAACCGCATGTCCGTCGAATACGGCCCCCGTCTGGCGGGTATCTCCGCCAGCTCGTTCGAGTGCTGGGAAGGCAAGGCGTCCACCGAGATCCTCAAGACCGCGCGCATTCACAAGGCGGATCTGATCATCATGGCGCACCATACGCGTGAAGTGGATCCGGAAAAGGCGGTGCTCGGTTCCACCGTGGTTCAGGTGGCGCTCAATTCGAGTGCTCCCACCATGAGCGTGAACAAGCATTTCGATCTGCGTTGCGGACTCATGTACGACCAGACCGGCGAAGCCACCGAAGCGGGAAGTGCTGCAGCGCCGGCCGAGTCCTGA
- a CDS encoding (Fe-S)-binding protein: MQAVAEVITPTSLSEDMRTYLGRFDLAACVSCGSCASGCPSSGAPGFEDWNTRKVLRMLAMGMVDEVVNSDFVWLCTGCGRCSQNCPMGVDIAPLMMHMKHLRDRDKVPGSLHKGAQNNLESGNNLAISRDDYLEGMLDLGNELAEEECPGFYVPVDKQDAEVLFFPNSKEVYGDFEDQFWWWKIFYAARENWTVPSEGWEAVDWALFSGNYEGTRKLARRKIDFMKRLNIKQMIMPDCGGGSYGCRTGLKYCLEENSENEVDFIYLYEYLMRIMKEGRITLDKSVHAGKSFTWHDSCKHGRELYRHYGVAFFDEPRWILEQCVDDFVEMTPNRMNSYCCGAGGGMWPMPFDDQSAHHGRYKAEQIQRSGADVVVVACSNCRDQIMKRLPNYYPDYKYEVKYLWQVIAEALVIDPLQGEELRRAEDEAREQWKRLEVELTSEY; this comes from the coding sequence ATGCAGGCTGTGGCAGAAGTCATTACACCAACGTCATTATCCGAGGACATGCGCACATATCTCGGCAGGTTCGACCTGGCGGCGTGCGTGTCCTGCGGCAGTTGCGCTTCGGGGTGCCCGTCTTCGGGCGCCCCGGGGTTCGAGGACTGGAACACCAGAAAGGTCCTGCGCATGCTCGCCATGGGCATGGTGGACGAGGTGGTGAATTCCGATTTCGTCTGGCTGTGCACCGGTTGCGGCCGGTGCTCCCAGAATTGTCCCATGGGCGTGGATATCGCTCCGCTCATGATGCACATGAAACATTTGCGGGACCGGGACAAGGTCCCGGGCTCCCTGCACAAGGGCGCGCAGAACAATCTTGAGTCCGGGAACAATCTCGCCATCTCGCGTGATGATTACCTGGAAGGCATGCTGGATCTCGGCAACGAACTGGCCGAGGAGGAATGCCCGGGATTTTACGTGCCCGTGGACAAGCAGGATGCTGAGGTCCTGTTCTTTCCGAATTCCAAGGAGGTATACGGCGATTTCGAGGATCAGTTCTGGTGGTGGAAGATATTCTATGCCGCCCGCGAAAACTGGACCGTGCCGTCGGAAGGGTGGGAAGCCGTGGACTGGGCGCTTTTTTCCGGCAACTACGAAGGCACCCGGAAATTGGCGCGCCGCAAGATCGATTTCATGAAACGGTTGAACATCAAGCAGATGATCATGCCTGATTGTGGTGGCGGTTCCTACGGATGCCGTACCGGGCTCAAGTACTGTCTGGAGGAGAATTCGGAAAACGAGGTGGATTTCATCTACCTGTATGAATACCTGATGCGCATCATGAAGGAGGGGCGCATCACCCTGGACAAGAGCGTGCATGCGGGCAAGAGCTTCACGTGGCACGACTCCTGTAAGCACGGCCGCGAACTGTACCGGCATTACGGTGTTGCCTTTTTCGACGAGCCGCGCTGGATTCTGGAACAGTGCGTGGACGACTTCGTGGAGATGACGCCCAATCGCATGAACAGTTATTGCTGCGGCGCGGGCGGGGGCATGTGGCCCATGCCTTTTGACGACCAGTCCGCTCATCATGGCCGCTACAAGGCGGAGCAGATTCAGCGTAGCGGCGCGGACGTTGTGGTGGTCGCCTGTTCCAACTGCCGCGACCAGATCATGAAGCGGCTTCCCAACTACTATCCGGACTACAAGTATGAGGTGAAATACCTGTGGCAGGTCATAGCCGAAGCGCTGGTCATCGACCCGTTGCAGGGCGAGGAGCTTCGCAGGGCCGAAGACGAAGCCAGGGAACAGTGGAAGCGGTTGGAGGTCGAGTTGACAAGCGAATACTGA
- a CDS encoding PAS domain-containing sensor histidine kinase: MNWFFANLHDRKRRLMILGIIMGALVGIVSLVSTLVLGYTSLKEQQQLLSDLVSSQITYIENFDRRYMDSPASMRERTPLAHTIDVAAMAQSRYRSAGGSARFCIARKKGGKIRFLVRDSKRVASDDPDAEKNFRAQQDRPMARALESQFGRTVAPNVSGNWAVMAYGPIVTRSGVLGMVAYIDLLEFLRPFAVAVAVCFAVGALLVVASLYLFFRISDPVLRALQESEREYRELVEGANNIIVRILRNGTIGLANRYAHDFFGMDQLVGKSAREILTSEKDERSIFDFSVGQKGQVAVEALAVRRDGTEAHISWAVRPVLDEDGSVCELLCIGVDVTPRYVAMQARREVEDRFRAIAKASPVGIVITDVHGNLVYANEKMHDMTDSYAAQMAGMGWMRHIHDRDRGAMKEFWVGNTGRDSASRLELRLLRGETVVWALVQRVSLRNRQGEKVGYVLTFTDVSQIKEAEARHKRLTAAIDQSAEIVIITDAYGVIEYVNPAFERVTGFSREEALGQNPSILSSGEQSEEFYADMWNTILRGDVWSGRFVNRRKDGSTYEQESTIAPVREEDGTIVNIVAVARDVTEQLALEAQLRQAQKLESIGELAAGIAHEINTPTQYVDSNLHFLETSFATLMKMTQGCIEVLEQARQSPDASDVVASLNEIMDKDEVEFLAEDVPGALKESLEGVQRVAEIVRSVKQLAHPGELKMAMHDMNEIIRNAVTVSTNEWKYASEMHLDLDESLPPVLCLKGEMSQVVLNLIVNAAHAVEERLGSSPDPKGDIFVRTREEGEHIVIEVEDTGVGMPESVVARVFDPFFTTKDVGKGTGQGLAIAHNVVVLVHGGTIDVQTEPGQGSTFCVRIPIEHPDMENVSSV; encoded by the coding sequence ATGAACTGGTTTTTCGCCAACCTGCATGACCGCAAGCGACGGCTGATGATTCTCGGCATCATCATGGGCGCGCTCGTGGGTATCGTTTCATTGGTCAGCACCTTGGTGCTGGGCTACACCTCGCTGAAAGAACAACAGCAGCTTCTGAGCGATCTGGTCAGCAGCCAGATTACCTATATTGAGAATTTCGACAGGAGGTATATGGATTCTCCCGCCTCCATGCGAGAGAGAACCCCCCTTGCCCATACCATCGATGTGGCGGCCATGGCGCAGTCCCGATACCGTTCCGCAGGCGGGAGCGCGCGGTTTTGCATAGCGAGGAAGAAAGGCGGGAAGATTCGGTTTTTGGTTCGGGACAGCAAACGGGTGGCCTCCGATGATCCCGATGCTGAAAAAAACTTTCGTGCGCAGCAGGACAGACCCATGGCCCGGGCCCTGGAGTCGCAGTTCGGCCGGACGGTAGCCCCCAACGTCTCCGGTAACTGGGCCGTTATGGCCTATGGCCCCATCGTTACCCGCTCCGGGGTGCTGGGCATGGTGGCCTATATTGATCTGTTGGAGTTTCTTCGTCCTTTTGCCGTGGCCGTGGCTGTCTGCTTCGCGGTGGGCGCGCTGCTGGTTGTAGCCAGCCTGTACCTGTTTTTCCGGATAAGCGATCCCGTGTTGCGGGCCTTGCAGGAGAGCGAACGCGAATACCGCGAGCTTGTGGAGGGGGCCAACAACATTATCGTGCGCATTTTGCGCAACGGCACCATCGGGTTGGCCAATCGCTATGCCCATGATTTTTTCGGCATGGACCAGCTGGTGGGAAAATCCGCCCGTGAAATCCTGACGAGCGAAAAGGATGAACGCAGCATTTTCGATTTTTCCGTCGGTCAGAAGGGGCAGGTCGCTGTCGAGGCCTTGGCCGTGCGCAGGGATGGTACCGAAGCGCACATTTCCTGGGCAGTTCGTCCGGTGTTGGATGAAGACGGTTCGGTGTGCGAGTTGCTGTGCATCGGCGTGGACGTTACCCCGCGTTATGTGGCCATGCAGGCCCGCAGGGAAGTGGAAGATCGTTTTCGGGCCATTGCCAAGGCGTCTCCGGTGGGCATCGTCATCACGGACGTGCATGGGAATCTGGTCTATGCCAATGAAAAAATGCACGACATGACGGATTCCTATGCGGCCCAGATGGCCGGCATGGGGTGGATGCGGCACATTCATGACCGGGACCGCGGGGCCATGAAGGAGTTCTGGGTGGGCAACACGGGGCGTGACAGCGCCTCCCGGTTGGAACTGCGCCTGCTTCGGGGAGAAACCGTGGTCTGGGCCCTGGTGCAGCGCGTTTCTCTCAGGAATCGGCAGGGGGAAAAGGTCGGTTATGTGCTCACGTTTACCGATGTTTCGCAAATCAAGGAGGCCGAGGCCCGCCACAAGAGGCTGACAGCCGCCATTGATCAGTCTGCGGAAATTGTCATCATCACGGATGCGTACGGCGTGATCGAATACGTGAACCCGGCGTTTGAACGGGTTACGGGCTTTTCGCGGGAAGAAGCCCTTGGGCAGAATCCGAGTATTCTCAGCAGTGGCGAGCAGTCCGAAGAATTTTATGCGGACATGTGGAACACCATTTTGCGGGGAGACGTCTGGAGCGGCCGATTCGTGAACCGGCGCAAGGATGGCAGCACCTATGAGCAGGAGTCCACAATAGCTCCGGTGCGGGAAGAGGACGGCACCATCGTCAATATCGTTGCCGTTGCGCGCGACGTGACCGAACAACTGGCATTGGAGGCCCAGTTGCGGCAGGCCCAGAAACTGGAGTCCATCGGTGAGCTGGCTGCCGGCATCGCCCATGAAATCAACACGCCGACACAGTATGTGGACAGCAACCTTCATTTTCTTGAAACATCCTTTGCCACGCTCATGAAGATGACACAGGGGTGCATCGAAGTGCTGGAACAAGCGCGTCAATCACCGGATGCCTCTGATGTAGTGGCCTCCCTGAATGAAATTATGGACAAGGACGAGGTAGAGTTCTTGGCCGAAGACGTTCCCGGGGCCTTGAAGGAGTCTCTGGAAGGGGTGCAGCGGGTTGCCGAAATCGTCCGTTCCGTCAAGCAGCTTGCGCATCCCGGTGAATTGAAGATGGCCATGCACGACATGAACGAAATCATTCGCAATGCCGTGACCGTGTCCACCAACGAATGGAAGTATGCCTCGGAAATGCACCTTGATCTTGACGAATCCCTGCCGCCTGTTTTGTGCCTCAAAGGCGAGATGAGTCAGGTGGTCCTGAACCTGATCGTCAATGCGGCCCATGCCGTGGAGGAGAGGCTCGGCTCCAGCCCCGATCCCAAGGGAGACATATTTGTTCGCACCCGGGAGGAGGGGGAGCATATTGTCATCGAAGTGGAGGACACCGGAGTGGGGATGCCGGAGTCTGTGGTTGCACGCGTTTTCGATCCATTTTTCACCACCAAGGACGTGGGCAAGGGAACCGGGCAGGGGTTGGCCATCGCGCATAACGTGGTGGTGCTTGTCCATGGCGGCACCATCGACGTGCAGACCGAACCGGGGCAGGGGAGCACCTTTTGCGTACGCATTCCAATAGAACACCCCGATATGGAAAACGTCAGCTCGGTTTGA
- a CDS encoding HD domain-containing phosphohydrolase translates to MTDQNDKPRILIVDDEERVLTSLRRQLRSDFSVDICDDPRKALGMADSRPPYAVVLSDYKMPGLNGVDFLMQVKKISPETTRMMLTGYADLENAMRAVNEGHVFRFMAKPCPPDVLMSNLAEGVRQYDLITTKRVLLEQTLKGSIELMSEITSLVNPEAAARTDRVKRTVGYLCGKLDIHDVWRFEMATMLSQIGCIILPAGIMDKLLGKGDFSPEEKQMFEMHPSIGQSLISKLPRMSAIGNMVAYQLKGFDGSGTPRDNIKGEAIPIGGRILKIALDYDTHRQRNDVPSKAFKELEANSDQYDPELLYYLEGMLGVEARYQKLTLSLHDLETGMILHKDVLSSQGALLLRKSVELDKNKIDRLYMFEDKIGIVQPISVLKPS, encoded by the coding sequence ATGACCGATCAGAACGATAAACCTCGAATCCTGATAGTGGACGACGAAGAAAGAGTACTCACCTCTCTCAGAAGACAGTTGCGAAGCGACTTTTCCGTCGACATATGCGACGACCCTCGAAAGGCTCTCGGCATGGCCGACAGCAGGCCCCCCTATGCCGTGGTGCTCTCGGACTACAAAATGCCCGGGCTCAACGGGGTGGACTTCCTGATGCAGGTCAAGAAAATTTCTCCCGAGACAACCCGCATGATGCTCACGGGCTATGCGGATCTTGAAAACGCCATGCGGGCCGTCAACGAAGGGCACGTGTTCCGCTTCATGGCCAAGCCCTGTCCGCCGGACGTGCTCATGTCCAATCTTGCGGAAGGAGTGCGCCAATATGATCTGATCACCACCAAGAGAGTCCTTTTGGAACAGACTCTCAAGGGCAGCATCGAACTGATGAGCGAAATAACTTCGCTGGTCAATCCCGAGGCCGCAGCACGAACCGACAGGGTCAAGCGAACCGTAGGCTACCTGTGCGGAAAGCTGGACATCCACGATGTCTGGCGCTTTGAGATGGCAACCATGCTCTCGCAAATCGGGTGCATTATCCTGCCGGCAGGCATCATGGACAAGCTGCTGGGCAAAGGCGACTTCAGCCCCGAGGAAAAGCAGATGTTCGAAATGCACCCTTCCATCGGCCAAAGCCTCATTTCAAAACTGCCCAGAATGTCCGCCATAGGAAACATGGTGGCCTATCAACTCAAGGGCTTTGACGGCAGCGGGACCCCCAGGGACAACATCAAGGGCGAAGCCATCCCCATAGGCGGACGAATCCTCAAGATCGCACTTGATTATGACACGCACAGGCAGCGCAACGACGTCCCCAGCAAGGCATTCAAGGAACTGGAGGCAAATAGTGACCAGTACGACCCGGAGCTGCTCTATTACCTCGAAGGCATGCTCGGCGTGGAGGCCCGCTACCAAAAACTGACCCTGTCGTTGCATGATTTGGAAACAGGCATGATCCTGCATAAGGACGTGCTTTCCAGCCAGGGAGCATTGCTCCTGCGCAAGAGCGTGGAACTGGACAAGAACAAGATTGATCGGCTCTACATGTTCGAAGACAAAATCGGCATCGTACAACCCATCTCGGTACTCAAACCGAGCTGA
- a CDS encoding response regulator, which translates to MSDRPHLLFVDDDPKVISGIRRNLHPYKKEWKLSFAGSGQEALELIKSEKVDLLVSDIRMPGMTGQELFDHVQRISPQTIRMALSGIMEVDNVVETMGNAHRFMSKPCSPEKLTHEIEEALAAREDHPSPDTQKLATRLGSLPVLPEVYQRIEDELSAKEPSMHRMADIVSQDPGLVAAVLKLTNSPFFGLRRTITSIFQAINLLGMETVKALIVSQHIFWGQSRKNPPFSIKLLWEHSFRVSNMARLIAQCEQMDRNAMAQCRIGGILHDIGKLILADSFDSKYEAVVQQSGKGTPIHEKEKELFNVNHAQIGMYVMDLWGMDPEIAKAIGHHHDTLRPDISLSLIIAVADHFDHAWINFTNDYTGAMISEPLYDTLRDSGDLERWETHILDNWPEIREIGGFKEGNGE; encoded by the coding sequence ATGTCCGACAGACCGCACCTTCTATTCGTGGATGACGACCCGAAAGTGATTTCGGGAATTCGGCGCAACCTGCATCCCTACAAAAAGGAATGGAAGCTTTCCTTTGCCGGATCGGGCCAGGAAGCACTGGAACTGATCAAGTCCGAAAAAGTGGATCTTCTTGTTTCCGACATCCGCATGCCCGGCATGACAGGGCAGGAGCTCTTCGACCACGTACAGAGAATTTCTCCACAGACCATACGTATGGCCCTGTCGGGCATCATGGAGGTCGACAACGTGGTCGAAACCATGGGCAACGCGCACCGCTTCATGAGCAAGCCCTGCAGCCCCGAAAAACTGACACATGAAATCGAGGAGGCGCTTGCCGCCAGAGAGGACCACCCTTCTCCGGACACCCAGAAGCTGGCAACACGGTTGGGCAGCCTTCCGGTCCTGCCCGAAGTGTACCAGAGAATAGAGGATGAATTGTCCGCAAAAGAACCTTCCATGCACCGCATGGCTGATATCGTATCCCAAGACCCCGGGCTCGTGGCGGCGGTGCTCAAGCTGACCAATTCCCCGTTTTTCGGTCTCAGGCGCACTATCACCTCCATATTTCAGGCCATCAACCTGTTGGGAATGGAAACCGTGAAGGCCCTCATTGTCTCGCAACACATTTTCTGGGGCCAAAGCCGCAAGAATCCTCCCTTTTCCATCAAGCTTCTGTGGGAACACAGCTTCCGGGTGAGTAACATGGCCCGGCTTATCGCCCAATGCGAACAAATGGATAGAAATGCCATGGCACAATGCCGGATAGGCGGCATTCTGCACGACATAGGCAAACTCATTTTGGCCGATTCATTCGACTCGAAATATGAGGCCGTGGTCCAGCAATCCGGGAAAGGCACTCCCATCCATGAAAAGGAGAAGGAGCTGTTCAACGTCAACCATGCGCAAATCGGCATGTATGTCATGGACCTGTGGGGCATGGACCCCGAAATAGCCAAGGCCATCGGCCACCACCACGACACACTCAGGCCCGACATATCGCTTTCCCTGATCATCGCCGTGGCGGACCACTTTGATCACGCATGGATCAACTTTACCAACGACTATACAGGAGCGATGATATCCGAACCGCTTTATGACACACTTCGTGACAGTGGCGACCTTGAACGCTGGGAAACACATATCTTGGACAACTGGCCGGAAATCAGGGAAATTGGCGGATTCAAGGAGGGCAATGGGGAATGA
- a CDS encoding UDP-glucose--hexose-1-phosphate uridylyltransferase, producing MFDEQPHRRFNALTGEWVLVSPHRTRRPWQGQQDEPDRNVMPEYDDGCYLCPGNVRANGEQNPRYADTFVFENDFAALLPSPLSEASAGSDDDLFRAEPESGVCRVICYSPRHDLSMARMTREQVRRVVDLWTGQYLELGARDDIGYVQIFENRGAVMGCSNPHPHGQIWASRSMPTIPAAEQRRQSEYLEENGECLLCRYVKRELEDGRRIVLENESFVVLVPFWAVWPYEVMVLPRRHMTGLDAMDDACRDDLADALVRLGVRYDNLFQTSFPYSMGIHQRPTDGQEHPEWHFHFHYYPPLLRSASVRKFMVGYEMLAMPQRDITPEQSAAALRALSEIHYLDGEQQ from the coding sequence GTGTTTGACGAGCAGCCGCACCGGCGTTTCAACGCCCTTACCGGCGAGTGGGTTCTTGTTTCCCCGCATCGGACCAGGCGTCCGTGGCAGGGGCAGCAGGACGAGCCGGACCGGAACGTCATGCCCGAGTACGACGATGGCTGTTATCTGTGCCCCGGAAACGTGCGCGCCAACGGCGAGCAGAATCCCCGATATGCGGATACGTTTGTCTTTGAAAACGATTTTGCCGCATTGTTGCCGTCACCTCTTTCGGAAGCATCTGCCGGCAGTGACGACGACCTGTTTCGGGCCGAGCCCGAATCCGGCGTGTGCCGGGTCATCTGCTATTCTCCCCGGCATGATCTTTCCATGGCCCGCATGACGCGGGAACAGGTGCGCCGCGTGGTAGACCTCTGGACCGGGCAGTACCTCGAATTGGGGGCACGGGACGACATCGGTTACGTGCAGATTTTCGAAAACCGGGGGGCGGTCATGGGATGCTCCAATCCGCATCCGCACGGCCAGATATGGGCCTCGCGCTCCATGCCCACGATCCCGGCCGCCGAGCAACGCCGCCAATCGGAATATCTTGAGGAAAACGGTGAATGTCTTCTGTGCCGCTACGTGAAACGCGAACTGGAGGACGGTCGGCGCATTGTGCTGGAAAATGAATCATTCGTGGTGCTTGTGCCGTTCTGGGCGGTCTGGCCCTACGAGGTCATGGTGCTGCCGCGCAGGCACATGACCGGACTGGACGCCATGGACGATGCCTGTCGCGACGACCTCGCCGATGCCCTTGTGCGTCTGGGCGTGCGTTACGACAACCTTTTCCAGACCTCGTTCCCGTATTCCATGGGCATTCACCAGCGCCCCACTGACGGTCAGGAACATCCCGAATGGCATTTCCATTTTCATTATTATCCGCCGCTGCTGCGCTCGGCCTCGGTGCGCAAGTTCATGGTGGGATACGAGATGCTGGCCATGCCCCAGCGGGACATCACTCCGGAACAGAGCGCGGCCGCATTGCGGGCATTGTCCGAAATCCATTATCTTGACGGGGAGCAGCAATGA
- a CDS encoding galactokinase — translation MKQDSFAHMREIVQDGRADSVLADMYGGPDALNAQRVRYAKLLVRMEQEFGAGPGMLLSVPGRTELGGNHTDHNHGRVLAAAVHLDCVAAVTPSSDMKVRIKSDGFAETIFVDLADLSPQGAEVGKPSALVRGVASGFVENGLAVGGFSACVNSSIPMGAGLSSSAAFELLICSIFNHLYNSGTVSTLKAASIARRAENVHFQKPCGFMDQIACAFKGVSEIDFKDPESPLIRPIECDLEAEGYRLVVVDTGGDHADMTPEYAAIASEMKLAANLLGQDAARGLGSAKVMDSIGWLREKAGDRAVLRLMHFIGENDRVDLQAEALRSGRMQDYLSLVNESGESSCRLLQNCACTNNPQEQPIPLALAMTERILKGRGAWRVHGGGFAGTIQAYVPRESFDEYVESMERVFGRNSVVALHVRKVGTDVVFPVA, via the coding sequence ATGAAGCAGGATTCCTTTGCCCATATGCGCGAGATCGTTCAGGATGGCCGTGCCGACTCCGTGCTTGCCGACATGTATGGCGGCCCGGATGCGTTGAATGCTCAGCGGGTGCGCTACGCCAAGCTGCTGGTGCGCATGGAGCAGGAGTTCGGGGCCGGGCCGGGGATGCTGCTCAGCGTTCCGGGCAGGACCGAGTTGGGCGGCAACCATACGGACCACAACCATGGCAGGGTGCTGGCTGCGGCCGTGCATCTGGACTGCGTTGCCGCCGTCACGCCGTCCAGCGACATGAAAGTGCGCATCAAGTCCGATGGTTTTGCGGAAACGATTTTCGTGGATCTGGCCGATCTTTCGCCGCAGGGTGCCGAGGTCGGCAAGCCGTCCGCGCTGGTGCGGGGCGTTGCCTCCGGGTTTGTGGAAAACGGCCTGGCCGTGGGTGGGTTCAGCGCCTGCGTCAACAGCAGCATCCCCATGGGGGCGGGCCTGAGTTCCTCGGCCGCGTTTGAACTGCTCATCTGTTCGATTTTCAACCACCTGTACAATTCCGGCACGGTTTCCACACTCAAGGCCGCTTCCATCGCACGCCGGGCCGAAAACGTGCATTTCCAGAAGCCGTGCGGGTTCATGGACCAGATAGCCTGCGCGTTCAAGGGCGTTTCCGAGATCGATTTCAAGGACCCTGAAAGCCCGCTCATCCGGCCCATTGAATGCGATTTGGAGGCAGAAGGGTATCGGCTGGTGGTGGTGGATACCGGTGGCGACCATGCCGACATGACCCCCGAGTATGCCGCCATTGCTTCAGAGATGAAGCTGGCCGCCAACCTTCTCGGACAGGATGCTGCCCGCGGACTTGGTTCGGCAAAGGTCATGGACTCCATCGGCTGGCTGCGTGAAAAGGCCGGGGACAGGGCTGTCTTGCGGTTGATGCATTTCATTGGTGAAAACGATCGCGTGGATTTGCAGGCCGAGGCATTGCGTAGCGGCCGCATGCAGGATTACCTGTCGCTGGTCAACGAATCCGGGGAATCTTCCTGCCGGCTGCTGCAAAATTGTGCCTGCACCAACAATCCGCAGGAGCAGCCCATTCCGCTGGCCCTGGCCATGACCGAACGGATTCTGAAAGGCCGGGGGGCGTGGCGCGTGCATGGCGGTGGTTTTGCCGGGACCATACAGGCCTATGTGCCCCGGGAGTCGTTTGACGAGTATGTGGAATCCATGGAACGGGTGTTCGGTCGCAATTCCGTGGTCGCCCTGCATGTCCGCAAGGTCGGCACGGACGTGGTCTTTCCGGTCGCATAG